In the Pygocentrus nattereri isolate fPygNat1 chromosome 19, fPygNat1.pri, whole genome shotgun sequence genome, one interval contains:
- the LOC108441240 gene encoding histone H2B, whose translation MRGNVNKGKVFSWEEVFAQAVTKTAGKGGKKRRKSRKESYAIYVYKVLKQVHPDTGISSKAMGIMNSFVNDIFERIAGESSRLAHYNKRSTITSREIQTAVRLLLPGELAKHAVSEGTKAVTKYTSSK comes from the coding sequence atGCGCGGGAATGTGAACAAAGGAAAAGTCTTTAGCTGGGAGGAGGTGTTCGCCCAAGCCGTGACCAAGACGGCCGGCAAGGGAGGAAAGAAGCGCAGAAAGTCCAGGAAGGAGAGTTATGCCATCTACGTGTACAAGGTGCTGAAGCAGGTCCACCCCGACACCGGCATTTCGTCCAAGGCGATGGGCATCATGAACTCGTTCGTCAACGACATCTTCGAGCGCATCGCCGGTGAGTCGTCCCGTCTGGCTCATTATAACAAACGCTCCACCATTACGTCCAGGGAGATCCAGACCGCCGTGCGCCTGCTTCTTCCCGGCGAGCTGGCCAAGCACGCCGTGTCCGAGGGCACCAAGGCCGTCACCAAGTACACCAGCTCCAAGTAA
- the LOC119261639 gene encoding histone H3: MARTKQTARKSTGGKAPRKQLATKAARKSAPATGGVKKPHRYRPGTVALREIRRYQKSTELLIRKLPFQRLVREIAQDFKTDLRFQSSAVMALQEASEAYLVGLFEDTNLCAIHAKRVTIMPKDIQLARRIRGERA, translated from the coding sequence ATGGCAAGAACCAAGCAGACAGCGCGTAAGTCCACCGGTGGCAAAGCCCCGAGAAAACAATTGGCTACCAAAGCTGCTCGTAAGAGTGCCCCGGCTACCGGCGGTGTCAAGAAACCTCACCGTTACAGGCCTGGCACCGTGGCGCTGAGGGAGATCCGCCGTTATCAGAAATCCACAGAACTGCTGATCCGTAAGCTTCCCTTCCAGCGCCTGGTTCGTGAGATTGCTCAGGATTTCAAGACCGATCTTCGTTTCCAGAGCTCTGCCGTCATGGCCCTACAGGAGGCTAGTGAAGCTTACTTGGTGGGTCTGTTCGAGGACACTAATCTGTGCGCCATCCACGCTAAGAGAGTCACTATCATGCCTAAGGACATCCAGCTGGCCCGCCGTATCCGCGGAGAGCGCGCTTAA